One Corythoichthys intestinalis isolate RoL2023-P3 chromosome 9, ASM3026506v1, whole genome shotgun sequence DNA window includes the following coding sequences:
- the il10 gene encoding interleukin-10, translated as MNTISVLLLLFLSVLDKVCSTPMCNNQCCRFVERFPGRLRRLREDYVQIRDFYEANDDLDTALLDQTIEDSFKTPFACHAMNSVLDFYLGTVLPAAIAGVSDDTKELKPYVESIQIIFDELKRDVTKCKKYFACQKQFDVLKLNATYNQLENKGVYKAMGELDVLFNYIESYLASKRHRNDDPVLS; from the exons atgaacACCATTTCGGTCCTCTTGTTGTTATTTTTGTCCGTCCTCGACAAAGTGTGCTCCACTCCTATGTGCAACAACCAATGCTGTCGCTTCGTGGAGCGCTTTCCTGGCAGACTTCGGAGGCTGAGAGAAGACTACGTGCAGATCCGGGACTTCTAC GAAGCAAACGATGACCTGGACACTGCGCTGCTCGACCAGACCATCGAGGACTCTTTTAAA ACGCCGTTTGCCTGCCACGCTATGAACAGCGTACTGGACTTTTACCTGGGGACGGTTCTGCCCGCGGCCATCGCCGGGGTTTCGGACGACACCAAGGAGTTGAAACCTTACGTGGAGTCCATCCAGATCATATTCGATGAGCTGAAAAGAGATGTCACCAAATGT aagaaatACTTTGCCTGCCAGAAGCAGTTTGACGTCCTCAAACTCAATGCTACATACAACCAG CTGGAGAATAAAGGAGTGTACAAAGCCATGGGCGAACTGGATGTGCTCTTCAACTACATCGAATCCTATCTGGCCTCTAAACGTCACAGGAACGACGATCCGGTGCTTTCGTAA